A part of Gambusia affinis linkage group LG19, SWU_Gaff_1.0, whole genome shotgun sequence genomic DNA contains:
- the antkmt gene encoding adenine nucleotide translocase lysine N-methyltransferase: MDDDAPDEVFTDLRTRHLGGWGVVQIAAGTGLAVYAMWVGVLQPGFRRVPLKLQVPYIPASKAQVKNVMTLMRGRTGDLVDLGSGDGRIVLEAYQHGFSPAVGYELNPWLVRLARFHAWRAGCYGKVSYRQEDLWKVDLSKCKNVTVFLAPSVLPLLQKKLQVELLDDALVVAGRFPFPDWSPCRVEGQGVDRAWSYSMQAQRQHTSQKN; this comes from the exons ATGGATGATGACGCACCAGATGAGGTGTTTACTGACCTCAGGACCAGACACCTTGGAGGTTGGGGTGTTGTGCAGATAGCTGCTGGCACTGGGCTTGCTGTCTATGCCATGTGGGTTGGAGTCCTTCAACCTGGCTTTCGGAGGGTGCCACTGAAGTTACAG GTCCCTTACATCCCTGCCAGCAAAGCACAAGTAAAAAATGTGATGACTTTGATGAGAGGTCGAACAGGAGATCTAGTCGATTTGGGATCTGGTGATGGTCGTATT GTTTTGGAAGCCTATCAGCATGGCTTTAGCCCAGCTGTTGGCTATGAGCTCAACCCCTGGCTTGTACGGCTAGCTCGCTTTCATGCCTGGAGAGCAGGATGCTATGGAAAAGTGTCATACAGACAAGAAGATCTCTGGAag GTCGACTTGTCCAAATGCAAGAATGTCACAGTATTTCTGGCTCCAAGTGTG CTGCCTTTATTACAGAAGAAGTTGCAGGTTGAACTTCTGGATGATGCCTTAGTAGTGGCCGGCCGTTTCCCCTTCCCAGACTGGAGCCCTTGCAGGGTTGAGGGGCAGGGAGTGGACAGGGCCTGGTCGTACAGCATGCAAGCACAACGACAGCACACaagtcaaaaaaattaa
- the hirip3 gene encoding HIRA-interacting protein 3 isoform X3 — translation MMVSEKEKIDIRRFIKSQLLDEPDLSTLTLGILKKRYLAEAGCESLSSEARQFMKQVVQEELMKMQENDESESEPDTKKSQKKRKREKEKEELESEDETESTAKKSRSQQSGSSSDSEDMQNHEAGSQNKEQIRSQSKNKEAAKESEHEKSKKTKRRVASDESSDEEMNESEEDGNESPSPEERVKKKFSAAESKETRCVDASGGKKTPRSDNKSDSDSDNNLEKSENIKDDDSSASEKVEENAKKKNDSDSDSSSLPSLDDEKKSNPEKKKDVKTKKKTKKTDEKNRGPKDEDKAVVRLKRYIALCGVRRNYKKLLDGCRSTRSKVTVLKKELEDLGLRGNPSIEKCKKIRLKREEAQELAELDVDNIISTEGRPRRRGTSAMQVHKEPPSSYQRTLNSDSESDQENNAPKGRRKISEWANLHGIISDDADTD, via the exons ATGATGGTGTCAGAGAAGGAGAAAATCGATATCCGGAGGTTTATAAAAAGTCAACTCCTTGATGAGCCAGACCTTAG caCGCTGACCTTAGGAATATTGAAAAAACGATACCTGGCTGAAGCAGGATGTGAATCATTGAGCTCTGAAGCAAGACAATTCATGAAACAAGTTGTGCAGGAAGAACTCATGAAAATGcag GAAAATGATGAAAGTGAAAGTGAGCCGGACACCAAAAAatcacagaagaaaagaaagagagagaaagaaaaagaggagttGGAAAGTGAAGATGAAACCGAATCCACAGCAAAGAAATCACGATCACAACAGTCTGGCTCATCATCAG ATTCTGAAGACATGCAGAACCATGAAGCAGGAagtcaaaacaaagaacaaattaGATCTCAGTCTAAAAATAAAGAGGCAGCAAAAGAATCGGAGcatgagaaaagcaaaaaaactaaGCGCCGTGTCGCAAGCGATGAGTCTTCAGATGAAGAGATGAATGAGTCAGAAGAGGATGGGAACGAGAGTCCAAGTCCGGAGGAAAGGGTGAAAAAGAAGTTCAGTGCTGCTGAGAGCAAAGAGACAAGATGTGTTGATgcaagtggagggaaaaaaacaccaaGGAGCGACAACAAGAGTGACAGTGATTCGGACAAtaatttggagaaaagtgaaaatatcaAGGATGATGATTCTTCTGCCAGTGAAAAAG tagaagaaaatgcaaagaagaaaaatgattcaGACTCGGATTCATCATCGCTCCCGTCTTTGGACGACGAGAAGAAAAGcaacccagaaaaaaaaaaggatgtaaagacgaaaaagaaaacaaagaagacagATGAGAAGAACCGAGGCCCAAAG GATGAAGACAAAGCAGTAGTGCGACTCAAACGCTACATCGCCCTCTGTGGCGTGAGGAGGAATTACAAGAAGCTACTGGACGGCTGCCGCTCCACTCGCTCCAAAGTGACTGTTCTAAAGAAGGAGCTTGAAGATCTTGGGCTCCGTG GTAACCCCTCTATtgagaaatgtaagaaaattcGATTGAAGAGAGAGGAAGCTCAGGAATTGGCTGAACTTGATGTCGACAACATAATCTCCACCGAAG GTCGGCCGAGACGCAGAGGAACGTCAGCCATGCAGGTACATAAGGAACCTCCCTCCTCTTATCAGCGGACTCTGAACTCTGATTCAGAGAGTGACCAGGAAAATAACGCTCCCAAAGGACGCAGAAAGATATCGGAGTGGGCCAACCTGCATGGGATCATCAGTGATGATGCAGACACTGACTGA
- the hirip3 gene encoding HIRA-interacting protein 3 isoform X4: MMVSEKEKIDIRRFIKSQLLDEPDLSTLTLGILKKRYLAEAGCESLSSEARQFMKQVVQEELMKMQENDESESEPDTKKSQKKRKREKEKEELESEDETESTAKKSRSQQSGSSSDSEDMQNHEAGSQNKEQIRSQSKNKEAAKESEHEKSKKTKRRVASDESSDEEMNESEEDGNESPSPEERVKKKFSAAESKETRCVDASGGKKTPRSDNKSDSDSDNNLEKSENIKDDDSSASEKEENAKKKNDSDSDSSSLPSLDDEKKSNPEKKKDVKTKKKTKKTDEKNRGPKDEDKAVVRLKRYIALCGVRRNYKKLLDGCRSTRSKVTVLKKELEDLGLRGNPSIEKCKKIRLKREEAQELAELDVDNIISTEGRPRRRGTSAMQVHKEPPSSYQRTLNSDSESDQENNAPKGRRKISEWANLHGIISDDADTD; encoded by the exons ATGATGGTGTCAGAGAAGGAGAAAATCGATATCCGGAGGTTTATAAAAAGTCAACTCCTTGATGAGCCAGACCTTAG caCGCTGACCTTAGGAATATTGAAAAAACGATACCTGGCTGAAGCAGGATGTGAATCATTGAGCTCTGAAGCAAGACAATTCATGAAACAAGTTGTGCAGGAAGAACTCATGAAAATGcag GAAAATGATGAAAGTGAAAGTGAGCCGGACACCAAAAAatcacagaagaaaagaaagagagagaaagaaaaagaggagttGGAAAGTGAAGATGAAACCGAATCCACAGCAAAGAAATCACGATCACAACAGTCTGGCTCATCATCAG ATTCTGAAGACATGCAGAACCATGAAGCAGGAagtcaaaacaaagaacaaattaGATCTCAGTCTAAAAATAAAGAGGCAGCAAAAGAATCGGAGcatgagaaaagcaaaaaaactaaGCGCCGTGTCGCAAGCGATGAGTCTTCAGATGAAGAGATGAATGAGTCAGAAGAGGATGGGAACGAGAGTCCAAGTCCGGAGGAAAGGGTGAAAAAGAAGTTCAGTGCTGCTGAGAGCAAAGAGACAAGATGTGTTGATgcaagtggagggaaaaaaacaccaaGGAGCGACAACAAGAGTGACAGTGATTCGGACAAtaatttggagaaaagtgaaaatatcaAGGATGATGATTCTTCTGCCAGTGAAAAAG aagaaaatgcaaagaagaaaaatgattcaGACTCGGATTCATCATCGCTCCCGTCTTTGGACGACGAGAAGAAAAGcaacccagaaaaaaaaaaggatgtaaagacgaaaaagaaaacaaagaagacagATGAGAAGAACCGAGGCCCAAAG GATGAAGACAAAGCAGTAGTGCGACTCAAACGCTACATCGCCCTCTGTGGCGTGAGGAGGAATTACAAGAAGCTACTGGACGGCTGCCGCTCCACTCGCTCCAAAGTGACTGTTCTAAAGAAGGAGCTTGAAGATCTTGGGCTCCGTG GTAACCCCTCTATtgagaaatgtaagaaaattcGATTGAAGAGAGAGGAAGCTCAGGAATTGGCTGAACTTGATGTCGACAACATAATCTCCACCGAAG GTCGGCCGAGACGCAGAGGAACGTCAGCCATGCAGGTACATAAGGAACCTCCCTCCTCTTATCAGCGGACTCTGAACTCTGATTCAGAGAGTGACCAGGAAAATAACGCTCCCAAAGGACGCAGAAAGATATCGGAGTGGGCCAACCTGCATGGGATCATCAGTGATGATGCAGACACTGACTGA
- the hirip3 gene encoding HIRA-interacting protein 3 isoform X1 has translation MMVSEKEKIDIRRFIKSQLLDEPDLSTLTLGILKKRYLAEAGCESLSSEARQFMKQVVQEELMKMQENDESESEPDTKKSQKKRKREKEKEELESEDETESTAKKSRSQQSGSSSDSEDMQNHEAGSQNKEQIRSQSKNKEAAKESEHEKSKKTKRRVASDESSDEEMNESEEDGNESPSPEERVKKKFSAAESKETRCVDASGGKKTPRSDNKSDSDSDNNLEKSENIKDDDSSASEKVEENAKKKNDSDSDSSSLPSLDDEKKSNPEKKKDVKTKKKTKKTDEKNRGPKDEDKAVVRLKRYIALCGVRRNYKKLLDGCRSTRSKVTVLKKELEDLGLRGNPSIEKCKKIRLKREEAQELAELDVDNIISTEAGRPRRRGTSAMQVHKEPPSSYQRTLNSDSESDQENNAPKGRRKISEWANLHGIISDDADTD, from the exons ATGATGGTGTCAGAGAAGGAGAAAATCGATATCCGGAGGTTTATAAAAAGTCAACTCCTTGATGAGCCAGACCTTAG caCGCTGACCTTAGGAATATTGAAAAAACGATACCTGGCTGAAGCAGGATGTGAATCATTGAGCTCTGAAGCAAGACAATTCATGAAACAAGTTGTGCAGGAAGAACTCATGAAAATGcag GAAAATGATGAAAGTGAAAGTGAGCCGGACACCAAAAAatcacagaagaaaagaaagagagagaaagaaaaagaggagttGGAAAGTGAAGATGAAACCGAATCCACAGCAAAGAAATCACGATCACAACAGTCTGGCTCATCATCAG ATTCTGAAGACATGCAGAACCATGAAGCAGGAagtcaaaacaaagaacaaattaGATCTCAGTCTAAAAATAAAGAGGCAGCAAAAGAATCGGAGcatgagaaaagcaaaaaaactaaGCGCCGTGTCGCAAGCGATGAGTCTTCAGATGAAGAGATGAATGAGTCAGAAGAGGATGGGAACGAGAGTCCAAGTCCGGAGGAAAGGGTGAAAAAGAAGTTCAGTGCTGCTGAGAGCAAAGAGACAAGATGTGTTGATgcaagtggagggaaaaaaacaccaaGGAGCGACAACAAGAGTGACAGTGATTCGGACAAtaatttggagaaaagtgaaaatatcaAGGATGATGATTCTTCTGCCAGTGAAAAAG tagaagaaaatgcaaagaagaaaaatgattcaGACTCGGATTCATCATCGCTCCCGTCTTTGGACGACGAGAAGAAAAGcaacccagaaaaaaaaaaggatgtaaagacgaaaaagaaaacaaagaagacagATGAGAAGAACCGAGGCCCAAAG GATGAAGACAAAGCAGTAGTGCGACTCAAACGCTACATCGCCCTCTGTGGCGTGAGGAGGAATTACAAGAAGCTACTGGACGGCTGCCGCTCCACTCGCTCCAAAGTGACTGTTCTAAAGAAGGAGCTTGAAGATCTTGGGCTCCGTG GTAACCCCTCTATtgagaaatgtaagaaaattcGATTGAAGAGAGAGGAAGCTCAGGAATTGGCTGAACTTGATGTCGACAACATAATCTCCACCGAAG CAGGTCGGCCGAGACGCAGAGGAACGTCAGCCATGCAGGTACATAAGGAACCTCCCTCCTCTTATCAGCGGACTCTGAACTCTGATTCAGAGAGTGACCAGGAAAATAACGCTCCCAAAGGACGCAGAAAGATATCGGAGTGGGCCAACCTGCATGGGATCATCAGTGATGATGCAGACACTGACTGA
- the hirip3 gene encoding HIRA-interacting protein 3 isoform X2: MMVSEKEKIDIRRFIKSQLLDEPDLSTLTLGILKKRYLAEAGCESLSSEARQFMKQVVQEELMKMQENDESESEPDTKKSQKKRKREKEKEELESEDETESTAKKSRSQQSGSSSDSEDMQNHEAGSQNKEQIRSQSKNKEAAKESEHEKSKKTKRRVASDESSDEEMNESEEDGNESPSPEERVKKKFSAAESKETRCVDASGGKKTPRSDNKSDSDSDNNLEKSENIKDDDSSASEKEENAKKKNDSDSDSSSLPSLDDEKKSNPEKKKDVKTKKKTKKTDEKNRGPKDEDKAVVRLKRYIALCGVRRNYKKLLDGCRSTRSKVTVLKKELEDLGLRGNPSIEKCKKIRLKREEAQELAELDVDNIISTEAGRPRRRGTSAMQVHKEPPSSYQRTLNSDSESDQENNAPKGRRKISEWANLHGIISDDADTD; encoded by the exons ATGATGGTGTCAGAGAAGGAGAAAATCGATATCCGGAGGTTTATAAAAAGTCAACTCCTTGATGAGCCAGACCTTAG caCGCTGACCTTAGGAATATTGAAAAAACGATACCTGGCTGAAGCAGGATGTGAATCATTGAGCTCTGAAGCAAGACAATTCATGAAACAAGTTGTGCAGGAAGAACTCATGAAAATGcag GAAAATGATGAAAGTGAAAGTGAGCCGGACACCAAAAAatcacagaagaaaagaaagagagagaaagaaaaagaggagttGGAAAGTGAAGATGAAACCGAATCCACAGCAAAGAAATCACGATCACAACAGTCTGGCTCATCATCAG ATTCTGAAGACATGCAGAACCATGAAGCAGGAagtcaaaacaaagaacaaattaGATCTCAGTCTAAAAATAAAGAGGCAGCAAAAGAATCGGAGcatgagaaaagcaaaaaaactaaGCGCCGTGTCGCAAGCGATGAGTCTTCAGATGAAGAGATGAATGAGTCAGAAGAGGATGGGAACGAGAGTCCAAGTCCGGAGGAAAGGGTGAAAAAGAAGTTCAGTGCTGCTGAGAGCAAAGAGACAAGATGTGTTGATgcaagtggagggaaaaaaacaccaaGGAGCGACAACAAGAGTGACAGTGATTCGGACAAtaatttggagaaaagtgaaaatatcaAGGATGATGATTCTTCTGCCAGTGAAAAAG aagaaaatgcaaagaagaaaaatgattcaGACTCGGATTCATCATCGCTCCCGTCTTTGGACGACGAGAAGAAAAGcaacccagaaaaaaaaaaggatgtaaagacgaaaaagaaaacaaagaagacagATGAGAAGAACCGAGGCCCAAAG GATGAAGACAAAGCAGTAGTGCGACTCAAACGCTACATCGCCCTCTGTGGCGTGAGGAGGAATTACAAGAAGCTACTGGACGGCTGCCGCTCCACTCGCTCCAAAGTGACTGTTCTAAAGAAGGAGCTTGAAGATCTTGGGCTCCGTG GTAACCCCTCTATtgagaaatgtaagaaaattcGATTGAAGAGAGAGGAAGCTCAGGAATTGGCTGAACTTGATGTCGACAACATAATCTCCACCGAAG CAGGTCGGCCGAGACGCAGAGGAACGTCAGCCATGCAGGTACATAAGGAACCTCCCTCCTCTTATCAGCGGACTCTGAACTCTGATTCAGAGAGTGACCAGGAAAATAACGCTCCCAAAGGACGCAGAAAGATATCGGAGTGGGCCAACCTGCATGGGATCATCAGTGATGATGCAGACACTGACTGA
- the kctd13 gene encoding BTB/POZ domain-containing adapter for CUL3-mediated RhoA degradation protein 1: MSAEASVGGHDPDSVQSAVSQPACHGTDGHRNPGLMGSKYVKLNVGGSLHYTTIQTLSKEESLLQSICTGATNVTIDSEGWVVLERSGRHFGLVLNFLRDGSVPLPEDHRELDEILKEAQFYRVQGLVQHCLNAMQKQQDIFESVCRIPMITSAKEEQKMIASCRKPVVKLQNNRGNNKYSYTSNSDDNLLKNIELFDKLVLRFNNRVLFVKDVLGDEICCWSFYGEGRKIAEVCCTSIVYATEKKQTKVEFPEARIFEETLNILIYENNRSGPGGLHLLDSRGSGSSLGAGQSEEESATGGGDRRVRRIHVRRHIMHDERGHGQQTVYKD; this comes from the exons ATGTCTGCGGAGGCTTCAGTCGGCGGTCATGATCCTGACTCCGTCCAGTCTGCCGTTTCCCAGCCTGCCTGCCACGGCACAGATGGGCACAGAAATCCGGGTCTGATGGGGAGCAAGTACGTCAAGTTAAATGTTGGCGGCTCCCTGCATTATACCACCATCCAGACGTTAAGCAAAGAAGAGAGTCTTCTGCAAAGCATTTGCACTGGCGCAACAAATGTTACCATAGACTCTGAAG GTTGGGTGGTTTTGGAAAGGTCCGGTCGACATTTTGGATTGGTCTTGAACTTCCTGCGAGATGGTTCGGTGCCACTTCCAGAAGACCACAGAGAACTTGATGAGATCCTAAAGGAGGCCCAGTTCTACAGGGTACAAGGACTAGTCCAACACTGCCTCAATGCCATGCAG aaacaacaaGATATTTTTGAAAGTGTTTGCCGCATCCCAATGATCACATCAGCCAAAGAAGAGCAGAAGATGATTGCTTCATGTAGAAAA CCAGTAGTCAAGCTCCAAAACAACAGGGGAAACAACAAGTATTCATATACTAG TAACTCCGATGACAACCTGCTGAAGAACATCGAGCTGTTTGACAAACTGGTGCTCCGATTCAACAACCGTGTCCTGTTTGTGAAAGACGTGCTCGGTGACGAGATCTGCTGCTGGTCCTTCTACGGCGAAGGCCGCAAAATCGCAGAAGTGTGCTGCACCTCCATTGTGTACGCAACGGAGAAGAAGCAGACCAAA GTTGAGTTTCCCGAAGCGCGGATATTTGAAGAAACGCTCAACATCCTCATCTATGAGAACAACCGATCCGGTCCAGGAGGGTTGCACCTTTTAGATTCTAGAGGCTCGGGTTCGTCGCTCGGAGCcggccaatcagaggaggagaGTGCAACGGGTGGAGGGGACAGACGGGTACGCAGGATCCATGTAAGGAGGCACATAATGCATGACGAGAGAGGACACGGCCAGCAAACTGTGTACAAGGactaa